The segment AAAGTATCAGAATCCACAGCCCGATGTTTGCATAAATCCCTGATATCACATCATCGAGCAGCACTCCCCAACCACCAGGTATTTTTTCTGCCCTTGAGGCGGGCGGAATTTTGACTATATCATATAATCTAAATAATAAAAATCCTATTAAAAATAGTGATATTTTCTTGGGTATCCAGATATATGTTATCGCCATTCCCAAAGCTTCGTCAATAACTATTTTTCTTGCATCGGTTTTGCCCCAAAAATTTTTGCCGTGACCACATAGCCGGGCGACAATAGGAATCAAAATAAATATAATAATTATATAATGTATCGAATTATTAGGAATGAGAAACCATATTATCGCCGCCGCTGCAAGGCTTCCTGCGCTGCCTGGTGCTATGGGGAAGTAGCCCGTTCCAAAAAATGTTGCCAAAAGCTTGATTAAGAATCTCCTCATTGAGACCTCGCTTGCGGAAGGAACTAAATATCGAGATTCCTGACATTAAGTGCGTTCTTCTCTATGAATTCCCGTCGAGGCTGAACCTTATCTCCCATGAGGATGGAAAATATTCTATCTGCCTCAGCAGCATCCTGAAGCCTGACCTGAAGAAGCCGCCTTGTCTCAGGGTTCATTGTAGTTTCCCAAAGTTGGTCGGGGTTCATTTCTCCGAGACCTTTGTATCGTTGAATGTGTTTGCCTTTTCTTCCTCTTTGTTTTATGTGCAAAAGGAGTTTATAAAGTGTTGCGATTTCCTCTTCGCCCTGTTCGGAAATAACTGTTACTGGCATTGGACACAAATCAAGAAGTTCCCATACACTTATCATTAGGTCCTGATAGTCCGGGCTATCGAGTAGCTGGTGTGTTACTTCGAGTTTTCCAAAACCAGTGGGTGAGGAAAAGCTAAGCACGATACTCCAGCTATTGTGTTCTTCATCAAATATTAGTTCGTGGTCTATTCTATACGATAGTTTTCTGGCATCCTCAACTATTTCATGGAGTTTCTTTTCTAATGTTTCTCTATCGGCAAGGTCATCGGCGGTTCTTATCCCGTGCTTTATCAGAAGTTCAAGGATTTCCGCGTTTATTCTTCTTCGCTGGAAAAAGTCAAATATTCGTTTTACTTTAGCTATTTTTCGGAGCAGTTCTATAAGCTCTTTTCCTTTTATCTGGTCGCCTTTAGCCGTTCTTACCGACACATTTTTGGCACCTTCCTCGATGAGATACTCGTCCATTTCGGCATCGTCCTTTATGTAGCGGTCCTTTTTACCGTCCCGAACCCTGTACAAAGGTGGCTGCGCGATGTAGAGATGCCCGTGTTCTATGATTGGCGTAAGATGTCTGAAAAAGAGCGTTAGGAGAAGGGTCCGTATGTGAGCACCATCCACATCAGCGTCAGTCATTATTATTATTTTCCCATATCGAAGTTTGCTCAGGTCAATATCCTCATCAATACCCGTTCCTATTGCTGTTATCAGTGTTCTTATTTCCTCGTTTCTTAGCATTT is part of the bacterium genome and harbors:
- a CDS encoding phosphatidylglycerophosphatase A, with amino-acid sequence MRRFLIKLLATFFGTGYFPIAPGSAGSLAAAAIIWFLIPNNSIHYIIIIFILIPIVARLCGHGKNFWGKTDARKIVIDEALGMAITYIWIPKKISLFLIGFLLFRLYDIVKIPPASRAEKIPGGWGVLLDDVISGIYANIGLWILIL